In Providencia sneebia DSM 19967, one DNA window encodes the following:
- the pepP gene encoding Xaa-Pro aminopeptidase: protein MNKQEFISRRNALLAQMEPASAAIIFSAPEAQRNADCEYPYRQNSDFLYLTGFSEPEAVLLLIKSDETHSHTVLFNRVRDLTAEIWFGRRLGQEAAPEKLGINKALPFNEIDEQLYQLLNGLDVIYHAQGEFEYADKLVFNALDILRKGSRRNLRAPDTIIDWRPIVHEMRLFKSEAEIATMRKAGEISALGHIRAMKTCKPNMYEYQLCGELEYEFTRHGARFPSYNSIVGSGENACILHYTENESEMKNGDLVLIDAGAEVEGYAGDITRTFPVNGKFSRPQREIYDIVLKSLNTALTLYRPGTSIHEVTQEIIRIKVEGLVALGILHGDVDQLIENKAYFPFFMHGLSHWLGLDVHDVGFYGVERDRILEPGMVLTIEPGLYIAPDADVPPEYRGIGIRIEDDIVITADGNENLTDTVVKDPDEIEALMAEAQNA from the coding sequence ATGAATAAGCAGGAATTTATTTCTCGTCGTAACGCGTTATTGGCTCAGATGGAGCCAGCAAGTGCAGCAATTATTTTTTCTGCGCCAGAGGCTCAACGTAATGCAGATTGTGAATATCCGTATCGTCAGAATAGTGATTTTCTCTATTTAACTGGGTTTAGTGAGCCAGAAGCAGTTTTATTGTTGATTAAGAGTGATGAGACGCACAGCCACACTGTTCTATTTAATCGTGTTCGTGATTTAACCGCTGAAATTTGGTTTGGACGCAGATTAGGACAAGAAGCAGCACCTGAAAAATTAGGGATAAATAAAGCATTACCTTTCAATGAGATTGATGAGCAGTTATATCAACTTTTGAATGGTCTTGATGTTATTTATCATGCGCAAGGTGAGTTTGAGTATGCTGATAAACTCGTTTTTAATGCGTTAGATATTTTACGTAAAGGTAGCCGTCGTAATTTACGCGCGCCTGACACAATCATTGATTGGCGTCCTATTGTTCATGAAATGCGTTTGTTCAAATCAGAAGCTGAAATTGCCACAATGCGCAAAGCAGGTGAAATTTCTGCGCTTGGCCATATTCGCGCAATGAAAACCTGTAAACCTAATATGTATGAGTATCAATTATGTGGTGAATTAGAATATGAATTCACACGTCATGGTGCCCGTTTTCCTTCCTATAACTCAATTGTTGGCAGTGGAGAAAATGCGTGTATCTTGCATTACACTGAAAATGAGAGTGAAATGAAAAACGGTGATTTAGTGCTGATAGATGCAGGTGCAGAAGTTGAAGGTTATGCGGGAGATATTACCCGTACTTTCCCAGTGAATGGCAAATTTAGTCGACCACAACGTGAAATTTATGACATTGTCCTCAAATCATTAAATACAGCGCTTACCTTGTATCGCCCGGGAACAAGCATTCATGAAGTCACACAAGAAATCATACGAATAAAAGTAGAAGGTTTGGTCGCATTAGGTATTTTACATGGGGATGTTGACCAATTAATTGAAAATAAAGCTTATTTCCCTTTCTTTATGCATGGGCTAAGCCATTGGTTAGGTCTTGATGTGCATGATGTTGGTTTCTATGGTGTTGAACGCGATCGCATTTTAGAGCCGGGGATGGTACTCACCATTGAGCCGGGTTTGTATATTGCCCCAGATGCTGATGTCCCACCAGAATATCGCGGTATTGGTATTCGGATTGAAGATGACATTGTTATTACTGCCGATGGCAATGAGAATTTAACTGATACCGTGGTAAAAGATCCTGACGAAATTGAAGCATTAATGGCAGAAGCACAAAACGCCTAA
- a CDS encoding YecA family protein yields MSIQNSLPNYASLDTLLQQNSIALTAAEIHGLITGLICGGSRDQGWQTLVHDLANDGLAFPQAIAQPLRELYDTTYESLDDNEFSFVMLLPDENSSVFDQADALAGWVNHFLLGIGVAQPDLTGNKEINEIIKDLRNIGMLGYEEDEDQEELEQALEEVIEYVRVAVQLCYIAFTKGKKDPKIGEADKPVIH; encoded by the coding sequence ATGTCTATACAAAATTCTTTACCAAATTATGCGTCGTTGGATACTCTTCTCCAGCAAAATTCTATCGCACTGACTGCCGCAGAAATTCATGGTTTGATTACAGGTTTGATCTGTGGTGGTAGTCGTGACCAAGGCTGGCAAACATTAGTCCATGATTTGGCTAATGATGGTTTAGCATTTCCACAAGCAATCGCTCAACCTTTGCGTGAATTATATGATACAACCTATGAATCATTAGATGACAATGAATTTTCCTTTGTCATGCTACTTCCTGATGAAAATTCATCTGTTTTTGATCAAGCTGATGCTTTGGCGGGTTGGGTTAATCATTTCTTATTAGGGATTGGTGTTGCTCAACCTGATCTCACTGGTAATAAAGAAATTAACGAAATCATTAAAGATTTGCGTAATATTGGTATGCTTGGTTATGAAGAAGATGAAGACCAAGAAGAGCTAGAACAAGCACTTGAAGAAGTTATCGAATATGTCCGAGTTGCTGTTCAGCTATGCTACATTGCATTTACGAAAGGTAAAAAAGATCCAAAAATAGGTGAAGCAGATAAACCTGTTATTCATTAA
- the zapA gene encoding cell division protein ZapA translates to MSAQPVDIQIFGRSMRVNCPIEQKEALLASAQELEQRLQDLKDRSGVTNTEQLIFIVALNVCHELTQEKTKTRDYAYNMEEKIKLLQQTIEQALHDQVKITERQVTPIE, encoded by the coding sequence ATGTCTGCACAACCGGTTGACATTCAAATTTTCGGTCGTTCAATGAGAGTAAATTGCCCAATAGAGCAAAAAGAAGCGCTACTGGCATCAGCACAAGAATTAGAACAACGCTTGCAAGACCTCAAAGATAGAAGCGGTGTAACGAATACTGAACAACTTATTTTTATCGTTGCATTGAATGTATGTCACGAATTAACACAAGAAAAGACAAAAACTCGTGATTATGCATATAATATGGAAGAGAAGATAAAATTGCTGCAACAGACAATTGAACAAGCATTGCATGATCAGGTAAAAATTACTGAAAGGCAAGTTACGCCTATTGAGTAA
- a CDS encoding 5-formyltetrahydrofolate cyclo-ligase, whose product MQDIQLELRQKIRQSIRKMRKELTEIQQQIAAQEIADKAITHPQITQAQNIALFLSFDGEIDTQPLIDKLWQQGKQVYLPVLHPFNRHNLLFLRYTPETLLVKNRFNIAEPSLDVTQVLPINDLDIMLIPLVAFDSEGQRLGMGGGFYDRTLSHWQQKNFYPIGLAHECQQVEKLPCAHWDIPLPEIITPQKIWHWKNTY is encoded by the coding sequence ATGCAAGATATTCAGTTAGAATTACGCCAGAAAATTCGTCAATCAATTCGGAAAATGCGCAAAGAGCTAACGGAAATCCAACAGCAAATTGCGGCACAAGAGATTGCGGATAAAGCAATCACGCATCCCCAAATAACTCAAGCGCAGAATATCGCCCTATTTCTTTCTTTTGATGGTGAAATTGATACACAACCACTTATTGATAAGCTTTGGCAACAGGGAAAACAAGTCTATTTGCCTGTTTTACATCCATTTAATCGCCATAATTTACTATTTTTACGTTACACACCAGAGACCTTATTAGTCAAAAATCGGTTCAATATTGCTGAGCCATCCCTTGATGTCACCCAAGTATTACCAATTAATGATTTAGATATTATGTTAATTCCATTAGTTGCTTTTGATAGTGAAGGGCAGCGTCTAGGCATGGGTGGTGGTTTTTATGACAGAACTCTCAGTCATTGGCAGCAGAAAAATTTTTATCCAATTGGGCTTGCACATGAGTGCCAGCAGGTGGAAAAACTTCCCTGCGCGCATTGGGATATTCCGTTACCTGAAATTATTACGCCGCAAAAAATATGGCATTGGAAAAATACCTATTAA